In one Pseudomonadota bacterium genomic region, the following are encoded:
- a CDS encoding sugar ABC transporter permease: MKAATSPAPPKGRTQLAKREARLAYGLLAPTLISVSLVVILPLLAIFWISVKPVGLSDLRPTAPVVREALRGNGADMRIEYRLRNSSQDDVITDVVLTDTLPEGIEIAGDLPPECAIAERVITCRLETMEGGYNERLIIPVSAPDADAAEDAAEGSEPEVSGTADNILFNTTFTTENFTDVFDGDEFWGVLGVTLFYTLFGTIGAIVLGLLAALLLDRQFKGQGILRGLFLFPYVAPIIAVAFTWIILFDPFSGSVNALLIQMGVTESSINFFGQRPFALIMVTVFAMWGYFPLCFLFILARMQSIPEDMYEAAQMDGASPFQQFWFLSIPQLMGILSVLFLLRFIWTFNKFDDIFLLTGGNAGTRTLTVNVYEQAFAISNIGAGAAVAVVIFGCLIIFSFVFFRFLSREEGL; this comes from the coding sequence ATGAAAGCCGCAACATCACCCGCACCGCCGAAAGGGCGCACACAGCTTGCCAAGCGCGAGGCGCGCCTTGCTTATGGGCTCCTCGCGCCCACGCTGATCAGCGTTTCACTCGTCGTGATCCTTCCGCTCCTCGCGATCTTCTGGATCAGCGTGAAGCCGGTGGGCCTCTCCGATCTCAGACCAACCGCGCCGGTGGTGCGCGAGGCGCTCCGCGGGAACGGCGCGGACATGCGGATCGAATACCGGCTGCGCAACTCGAGCCAGGACGACGTCATCACCGACGTGGTGCTCACGGACACCCTGCCCGAGGGCATCGAGATCGCCGGGGACCTGCCGCCCGAATGCGCGATCGCCGAGCGCGTCATCACCTGCCGCCTCGAGACCATGGAGGGCGGCTATAACGAGCGGCTCATCATCCCGGTCTCGGCCCCCGACGCCGACGCTGCCGAGGACGCCGCCGAGGGCAGCGAGCCGGAGGTCTCCGGGACCGCCGACAACATCCTCTTCAACACGACCTTCACGACCGAGAACTTCACCGATGTCTTCGACGGGGATGAATTCTGGGGCGTGCTGGGGGTCACGCTCTTCTACACCCTCTTCGGGACCATCGGCGCGATCGTCCTCGGGCTCTTAGCGGCGCTGCTCCTCGACCGGCAGTTCAAAGGACAGGGCATCCTCCGGGGGCTCTTCCTCTTTCCCTACGTGGCACCGATCATCGCGGTCGCATTCACGTGGATCATCCTCTTCGATCCCTTCTCGGGCAGCGTGAACGCGCTCCTGATCCAGATGGGGGTCACCGAAAGCAGCATCAATTTCTTCGGCCAGCGCCCCTTCGCGCTGATCATGGTGACGGTCTTTGCCATGTGGGGCTACTTCCCGCTCTGCTTCCTCTTCATCCTCGCGCGGATGCAGTCGATCCCGGAAGACATGTACGAGGCGGCCCAGATGGATGGCGCGAGCCCGTTCCAGCAGTTCTGGTTTCTCTCGATCCCGCAATTGATGGGCATCCTGTCGGTCCTGTTCCTGCTGCGCTTCATCTGGACCTTCAACAAGTTCGACGACATCTTCCTTTTGACCGGCGGCAACGCCGGCACCCGGACGCTCACCGTGAACGTCTACGAGCAGGCCTTCGCGATTTCGAATATCGGTGCGGGCGCGGCGGTGGCCGTGGTCATCTTCGGCTGCCTCATCATCTTCAGCTTCGTCTTCTTTCGGTTCCTGAGCCGGGAGGAAGGGCTGTGA
- a CDS encoding extracellular solute-binding protein, with amino-acid sequence MIRRFLEAGAALALALPAFAANADTIRFWTTEEQPERLARQEALAAQFEAATGTSVEVIPVTESDLGTRATAAFAAGDLPDVIYHTLQYALPWAEAGILDTDAASDVVEALGSGTFAPGALEMAAYEGGYASVPVDGWTQMLVYRADLFEEAGLEPPTSYANVLAAVDALHNPPEMYGFVAATKVDENFMSQVLEHVFLANGVSPVGPDGFQALDEAATTEVLEFYKAIAEASPPGELYWDQSRSLYFAGDAAMIIWSPFILDELAGLRDSAPPTINDDPTSSELASRTGIVTNFSGPSNPDGAAWADIRYFGITADADTDLAMQFVEFSMSDGYTETLAIAPEGKFPVRNGTADNPTAFADAWAQLDVGIDRRAPLGDLYEASMIEEIVGGLDVAQRWGVADGQLALASRMINSQAVNRIVRQFIDGDIDASAAVAAMNEELGAIE; translated from the coding sequence ATGATCCGTCGCTTTTTAGAAGCGGGCGCAGCGCTTGCCTTGGCCCTGCCGGCATTCGCTGCAAACGCAGACACGATCCGCTTTTGGACCACCGAAGAACAGCCTGAACGCCTGGCACGGCAAGAGGCCCTCGCTGCTCAGTTCGAGGCGGCCACGGGCACGTCCGTCGAGGTCATTCCGGTGACCGAAAGCGATCTCGGCACGCGTGCCACGGCAGCCTTCGCGGCAGGTGACCTGCCGGATGTCATCTACCACACGCTGCAATACGCGCTGCCCTGGGCAGAGGCGGGCATCCTCGACACCGACGCCGCCTCGGATGTCGTCGAAGCCCTGGGAAGCGGCACCTTCGCGCCCGGCGCGCTCGAGATGGCCGCCTACGAGGGCGGATACGCGTCCGTTCCGGTGGACGGCTGGACGCAAATGCTCGTCTACCGAGCGGACCTCTTCGAGGAAGCGGGCCTCGAGCCCCCCACCAGCTATGCCAACGTGCTTGCGGCCGTGGACGCACTCCACAATCCGCCGGAGATGTACGGCTTCGTGGCCGCGACGAAGGTCGACGAGAACTTCATGAGCCAGGTCCTCGAGCACGTGTTCCTGGCCAATGGCGTGTCACCGGTCGGGCCCGACGGGTTCCAGGCGCTCGATGAAGCCGCCACGACGGAGGTACTCGAGTTCTACAAGGCCATCGCCGAGGCATCGCCCCCGGGCGAGCTCTACTGGGATCAGTCGCGCTCGCTTTACTTTGCGGGCGACGCGGCGATGATCATCTGGTCGCCCTTCATCCTGGACGAGCTTGCGGGCCTGCGCGACAGCGCGCCGCCGACGATCAACGATGATCCGACGTCCTCCGAGCTGGCCAGCCGGACGGGGATCGTCACGAACTTCTCGGGCCCCTCGAACCCGGACGGCGCGGCATGGGCCGATATCCGGTATTTCGGCATCACCGCTGACGCGGACACCGATCTGGCCATGCAGTTCGTCGAGTTCTCGATGTCCGACGGCTACACGGAGACGCTCGCCATCGCGCCGGAAGGCAAGTTCCCCGTGCGGAACGGCACCGCCGACAATCCCACGGCCTTCGCCGATGCCTGGGCGCAGCTCGACGTGGGCATCGATCGCCGGGCCCCCCTCGGGGATCTCTATGAGGCCTCCATGATCGAAGAGATCGTGGGCGGCCTCGACGTGGCGCAGCGCTGGGGCGTGGCCGACGGGCAGCTCGCGCTGGCCAGCCGCATGATCAACAGCCAGGCCGTTAACCGCATCGTGCGCCAGTTCATCGACGGCGACATCGATGCCTCGGCGGCCGTGGCCGCCATGAACGAGGAACTGGGCGCGATCGAATAG